The following are encoded together in the Pseudomonas sediminis genome:
- a CDS encoding type II TA system antitoxin MqsA family protein, producing MKCPVCGRAELVHDTRDMPFTYKGHTTQITAVVADWCDACGESLTGPAESERVMRAMNELRQQVNAKDGNQELIRTVRKQLQLSQREAAELFGGGPNAFSRYERGSTEAPQPLVQLFKILGRHPELINELRAG from the coding sequence ATGAAATGTCCAGTATGCGGCAGGGCGGAACTGGTTCACGACACCCGCGATATGCCCTTCACCTACAAGGGGCACACCACTCAAATTACTGCAGTAGTGGCTGACTGGTGCGATGCCTGCGGCGAGTCCCTGACAGGGCCGGCTGAGAGTGAGCGCGTTATGCGTGCCATGAACGAGCTTCGCCAGCAGGTGAACGCCAAGGACGGCAATCAGGAGCTGATTCGTACGGTGCGCAAGCAGTTGCAGTTGAGCCAGCGAGAAGCGGCCGAGCTTTTCGGCGGTGGGCCGAATGCGTTTTCTCGCTATGAGCGCGGCAGCACGGAAGCACCGCAACCGCTGGTGCAGTTGTTCAAAATCCTGGGGCGGCACCCGGAGTTGATCAACGAGCTGCGTGCAGGCTGA